Proteins from a genomic interval of Leifsonia shinshuensis:
- a CDS encoding MarR family winged helix-turn-helix transcriptional regulator, which produces MSSARPAAGDPSELLTYLLKHAHRRLLALADAAIEPLGLEGREFGVLRALAAREPLSQQALAGDLGVDPTTMVAVIDALEDKGIVTRRPDPADRRRNAIELTEAGRATNRDAEAAYRAAEAEFLAPLGGAEAAAFSASLRAVLAIPDGPDTGDAGVAPARTDAG; this is translated from the coding sequence ATGTCCAGCGCGAGGCCGGCGGCCGGTGACCCGAGCGAGCTGCTCACGTACCTCCTCAAGCACGCCCACCGGCGGCTGCTGGCGCTCGCGGACGCCGCGATCGAGCCCCTGGGGCTGGAAGGCAGGGAGTTCGGCGTCCTCCGCGCACTCGCCGCCCGCGAACCGCTGTCGCAGCAGGCGCTCGCGGGCGACCTCGGCGTGGACCCGACCACGATGGTCGCCGTGATCGACGCGCTCGAGGACAAGGGGATCGTCACCCGGCGCCCCGACCCGGCCGACCGGCGCCGCAACGCGATCGAGCTGACGGAGGCGGGACGCGCGACGAACCGCGACGCCGAGGCCGCCTACCGGGCGGCCGAGGCCGAGTTCCTGGCGCCGCTCGGCGGCGCGGAGGCGGCCGCGTTCAGTGCGTCGCTGCGCGCTGTGCTGGCGATCCCGGACGGACCGGACACCGGGGACGCCGGAGTCGCGCCGGCGCGGACGGACGCGGGCTGA